The Ralstonia wenshanensis genome includes a region encoding these proteins:
- a CDS encoding DUF3613 domain-containing protein: MTFRILMAAGVAAWLTCGVAGAQGFSGGDPQSAATAPKVGTQVGDATRALLKAQAEGTYAGEFVPLRGEQAALAYQRYLNSFNQAMPGLAQQSSGTRASTVNLVQQSGR; encoded by the coding sequence ATGACTTTCCGCATCTTGATGGCCGCTGGCGTGGCGGCATGGCTGACGTGCGGCGTTGCCGGCGCCCAGGGATTCTCGGGTGGCGACCCGCAGAGCGCTGCGACGGCGCCCAAGGTCGGCACCCAAGTGGGCGATGCGACGCGAGCACTGCTCAAGGCGCAGGCCGAGGGCACCTACGCGGGCGAGTTCGTACCGTTGCGAGGCGAGCAGGCAGCGCTGGCCTATCAGCGCTACCTCAATTCGTTCAACCAGGCCATGCCCGGCCTGGCACAGCAGAGCTCCGGAACGCGGGCCTCCACTGTCAACCTTGTTCAGCAGTCTGGGCGCTGA
- a CDS encoding tetratricopeptide repeat protein, producing the protein MTRFPNTARASWAGVAMLTILLAGCGSMATSDMSLRADADIEMARQRQSQEKSEITSPATYLSLIRKMQEQGLYYASLAHIDAYQQRYGRAPEIMLLRADALRETDQLAAADAEYRAVVGATSAMGAGTQGGLLNAAAWRGLGIVAGRQGNFAEAARRLQVAAQANPTDASTASDLGYALMRAGEVEQARVPLMQAQQMAAASPKIAGNLVIWLTVNDRKDDAASLASHAQLTASARKAVDDDVARVRAAWRDRRIARETTTMAPRVVATGPSAAASAGVSIAAAATATHTSARPLALQRGRLLDTLEASQ; encoded by the coding sequence ATGACACGCTTCCCAAACACCGCGCGCGCCAGCTGGGCCGGCGTGGCCATGTTGACCATCCTCCTGGCTGGCTGCGGCTCGATGGCCACGTCCGACATGAGCCTGCGCGCCGATGCCGACATTGAAATGGCTCGTCAGCGTCAGAGCCAGGAGAAGTCCGAGATCACCAGTCCGGCGACGTATCTTTCGCTGATTCGCAAGATGCAGGAGCAGGGCCTGTATTACGCATCGCTCGCGCATATCGATGCCTACCAGCAACGCTATGGCCGCGCGCCCGAAATCATGCTGCTGCGCGCGGATGCGCTGCGTGAAACCGATCAACTTGCCGCTGCCGATGCCGAGTACCGCGCGGTTGTGGGCGCCACGTCTGCCATGGGTGCAGGCACGCAAGGCGGATTGCTCAATGCCGCCGCCTGGCGCGGGCTGGGCATCGTTGCGGGGCGCCAGGGCAACTTTGCCGAGGCGGCTCGCCGGCTGCAGGTCGCGGCTCAGGCGAATCCGACCGACGCCAGCACGGCCAGCGATCTTGGCTACGCGCTCATGCGTGCCGGCGAGGTCGAGCAAGCCCGCGTGCCATTGATGCAAGCGCAGCAGATGGCCGCCGCCAGCCCGAAGATCGCCGGCAATCTGGTGATCTGGCTGACCGTGAACGATCGCAAGGACGATGCTGCATCCCTCGCGTCGCATGCACAACTGACGGCATCTGCGCGCAAGGCAGTCGATGACGACGTTGCCCGCGTGCGCGCTGCCTGGCGAGATCGCCGTATCGCTCGGGAAACCACGACGATGGCGCCGCGCGTTGTGGCAACCGGGCCTTCTGCCGCAGCGTCTGCGGGCGTTTCGATCGCCGCTGCGGCGACCGCCACCCACACATCGGCCCGCCCGCTGGCATTGCAGCGCGGTCGCCTGCTTGACACCTTGGAGGCTTCGCAATGA
- a CDS encoding type II secretion system F family protein, giving the protein MDDALITLSLTAAAAGVLVFGGLALRATLTRHRSARKLDTALSDMRASAANPVAPAASPVGQPAAKPRPHGPREAQQIQQQIAKVGQRWIDTGLGRRIVTEEDRKLLEECGYYGEHARTVFGGTRILLPPLLAVFGALHASSLLFVFVFSFVGIALGYLAPKWLLGRRKESRRRRMDDELPVMVDMLRLLQGVGLSIDQSLQVIANEFHSMLPVLAGEFGRANQQFASGRPREQTLLRIARLFDNEDLKGLITLLTQVDRFGGAVQEPLRQFGGRLQENRRARLKERVGKLTVQMTMIMVLTLLPALLIVTAGPGFMGVMRSLQHTGGH; this is encoded by the coding sequence ATGGACGATGCCCTGATCACCCTCAGCCTGACCGCGGCGGCCGCAGGCGTGCTGGTATTCGGTGGGCTCGCGCTGCGTGCAACGCTCACGCGACACCGCAGCGCACGCAAGCTCGATACGGCGCTGTCCGACATGCGCGCGTCGGCGGCCAACCCGGTGGCACCCGCTGCGTCGCCGGTTGGGCAGCCCGCCGCCAAGCCACGCCCGCACGGCCCGCGTGAAGCGCAGCAGATCCAGCAACAGATTGCCAAGGTGGGACAGCGCTGGATCGACACCGGCCTGGGCCGCCGCATCGTGACGGAGGAAGACCGCAAGTTGCTTGAGGAATGCGGCTACTACGGCGAACACGCCCGCACCGTCTTTGGTGGGACCCGTATCCTGCTGCCGCCGCTGCTTGCTGTGTTCGGCGCGTTGCATGCGTCATCGCTCCTGTTCGTGTTCGTGTTCAGTTTTGTCGGCATCGCGTTGGGCTACCTTGCGCCGAAGTGGCTGCTCGGGCGCCGCAAGGAAAGCCGCCGGCGCCGTATGGACGATGAGCTGCCCGTCATGGTCGACATGCTGCGGCTGCTGCAGGGCGTCGGCTTGTCAATTGACCAGAGCCTGCAGGTGATCGCCAACGAGTTCCACAGCATGCTGCCCGTGCTGGCGGGTGAATTTGGCCGCGCCAACCAGCAGTTCGCCTCGGGCCGCCCCCGCGAGCAAACGCTGCTGCGCATTGCGCGACTGTTCGACAACGAAGACTTGAAGGGCCTCATCACGCTGCTTACGCAGGTGGATCGCTTCGGCGGCGCGGTGCAGGAGCCGCTGCGGCAGTTCGGCGGCCGTCTGCAGGAGAACCGCCGCGCGCGGCTGAAGGAGCGCGTGGGCAAGCTGACCGTGCAGATGACGATGATCATGGTCCTGACGCTATTGCCCGCGTTGCTGATCGTCACGGCGGGGCCCGGCTTCATGGGCGTCATGCGCAGCCTGCAACACACCGGGGGACATTGA
- a CDS encoding type II secretion system F family protein → MSSMTLWFGCLALLLMGASLMLWAEAVRRREREASRSFVRAQTEQINARYQPNVEPVPASVPDSLNRAWHDTLRRADIEPSRRFYVLLIGPALMISLAVWAMSSTLSALTALALYVLIVAFLLWNRTRKMNERLLAQLPGFLDGVVRLMSIGSAVPAAFQAASANTEQPLRNCLIAITQMQRAGKDLDAAVLTVGQQYRVNELVLLSSVLRLALRYGGRADIVMERTAAFMRDRQQAQRELFALSAETRLSAWIIGLLPIVVGGVIVMFNAAYIMSMWRDPFGKTLILTAFGMEVLGAVMLARLAKSV, encoded by the coding sequence ATGTCTAGCATGACGCTCTGGTTTGGTTGCCTCGCGCTGCTGCTGATGGGCGCATCGCTCATGCTGTGGGCGGAGGCCGTGCGCCGTCGCGAGCGCGAGGCGTCGCGCAGCTTCGTGCGTGCACAGACCGAGCAGATCAATGCGCGTTATCAACCGAATGTGGAGCCGGTGCCGGCAAGCGTGCCCGACTCGCTTAATCGCGCCTGGCACGATACACTGCGCCGCGCCGACATCGAGCCGAGCCGGCGTTTTTATGTGCTGCTGATTGGCCCGGCGCTGATGATTTCGCTCGCGGTCTGGGCGATGTCGAGCACGCTTTCGGCCCTGACGGCGTTAGCACTGTATGTCTTGATCGTTGCGTTCCTGCTTTGGAACCGCACCCGGAAGATGAACGAGCGCCTGCTGGCGCAATTGCCGGGCTTTCTCGATGGCGTGGTGCGGCTGATGAGCATCGGCAGCGCGGTGCCCGCGGCGTTTCAGGCGGCGAGTGCCAATACCGAGCAGCCGTTGCGCAACTGCCTGATCGCCATCACGCAGATGCAGCGCGCGGGAAAGGACCTCGATGCAGCGGTGCTGACCGTCGGCCAGCAGTACCGCGTGAACGAACTGGTCCTGCTGTCGTCGGTGCTGCGCCTCGCGTTGCGCTACGGCGGGCGGGCTGACATTGTGATGGAGCGCACGGCTGCATTCATGCGCGATCGGCAGCAAGCCCAGCGCGAGCTGTTTGCACTGTCGGCGGAAACGCGTTTGTCCGCATGGATCATCGGCCTGCTGCCGATCGTGGTGGGCGGTGTCATCGTCATGTTCAACGCGGCATACATCATGTCGATGTGGCGTGACCCGTTCGGCAAGACGTTGATTCTTACGGCATTCGGCATGGAAGTGCTGGGTGCGGTCATGCTGGCCAGGCTGGCGAAATCGGTCTGA